In a genomic window of Trueperaceae bacterium:
- a CDS encoding FAD-binding oxidoreductase — protein MLAEAVGLEGLSVRLRGTLIEPGEPRYDEARKVYNGMIDRRPAAIARCADVADVIACVEFARSAGMALAILGGGHNAGGLGVCDDGLVIDLSPMRGIRVDPQARTVRVEGGCTWGDVDHATHAFGLATPSGIISTTGVGGLTLGGGMGHLTRKFGLTIDNLLEADVVLADGRLVTASETENADLFWALRGGGGNFGVVTSFLLRLHPLSTVIAGPTLWDIDRASEVMRWYREFLPAAPDDLNGFFAFLVVPPAPPFPEELQLRSMCGVVWCYTGPPERAEQDLEPIRQMGPVLYGLQEMPYPMLQGAFDALYPKGLHWYWKADFVSELTDEAIDLHVQHGMQLPTMHSTMHLYPVDGAAGRVAPAATAFSYRDAQWSEVIVGVDPDPAKAELLREWAVGYWNALHPYSLPGAYVNFMMHDEGQQRIEATYRDNYRRLVQIKDHYDPANLFRANQNIRPSGLGDLQPEVAEMPPKEIPGK, from the coding sequence GTGCTAGCCGAAGCCGTAGGTTTGGAGGGGCTCAGCGTGAGGTTGAGGGGCACGCTGATCGAGCCGGGGGAGCCGCGGTACGACGAGGCTCGCAAGGTCTACAACGGGATGATCGACAGGCGGCCGGCGGCGATCGCCCGCTGCGCAGACGTCGCCGACGTCATCGCCTGCGTCGAATTCGCCAGGAGCGCCGGGATGGCGCTGGCGATACTCGGTGGTGGGCACAACGCCGGTGGACTGGGAGTGTGCGACGACGGGTTGGTCATCGACCTGTCGCCCATGAGGGGGATACGGGTCGATCCGCAAGCCCGAACGGTGAGGGTCGAAGGCGGGTGCACCTGGGGCGACGTCGACCACGCCACTCACGCCTTCGGCCTCGCCACGCCAAGCGGCATCATCTCCACCACCGGCGTGGGCGGACTCACCCTTGGCGGCGGGATGGGCCACCTGACCCGAAAGTTCGGTCTCACCATCGACAACCTGCTGGAGGCGGACGTCGTACTTGCCGACGGCAGGCTGGTAACAGCCAGCGAAACGGAGAACGCCGACCTCTTCTGGGCGTTGCGCGGAGGCGGAGGCAACTTCGGTGTCGTGACCTCCTTCCTCCTGCGCCTGCACCCGCTCTCGACCGTGATCGCCGGTCCGACGCTATGGGATATCGATCGGGCGTCGGAGGTGATGCGCTGGTACCGGGAGTTCCTCCCCGCCGCTCCGGATGACCTGAACGGCTTCTTCGCCTTCCTGGTGGTGCCGCCGGCGCCACCTTTCCCCGAGGAGTTGCAGCTGCGTTCGATGTGCGGGGTGGTGTGGTGTTACACCGGTCCCCCCGAGCGTGCCGAGCAGGACCTGGAGCCTATCCGGCAGATGGGACCGGTCCTCTACGGCTTGCAGGAGATGCCCTACCCGATGCTGCAGGGAGCCTTCGACGCCCTCTATCCGAAGGGTCTGCACTGGTACTGGAAGGCCGATTTCGTCAGCGAGCTGACCGACGAAGCGATCGACCTGCACGTCCAGCATGGGATGCAGCTTCCGACCATGCACTCGACCATGCACCTCTACCCGGTCGACGGCGCGGCCGGACGCGTCGCCCCGGCTGCCACAGCATTCAGCTATCGCGACGCCCAGTGGTCGGAGGTCATCGTGGGGGTCGACCCCGACCCGGCGAAGGCCGAACTGCTGAGGGAGTGGGCGGTGGGTTACTGGAACGCGCTGCACCCCTATTCGTTACCGGGGGCCTACGTGAACTTCATGATGCACGATGAGGGTCAGCAGCGGATCGAGGCAACCTATCGGGACAACTACCGGCGCCTGGTGCAGATCAAGGACCATTACGACCCGGCCAACCTCTTCAGGGCCAATCAGAATATCCGCCCCAGCGGCCTTGGCGACC